The Aerococcus christensenii genome segment GGTTTCTTAGAAGTTGAAGGGGTTGCGGCATTGAAGAATTTTTCGAATTGAATTGGTTTATCTTTCATCTCTTTGTCGACTTGTTCCACTAAGCGGGGACGAATGAATTTATTGATGAAGAATTGTTGAATCACACCAATAACGGTTGTGGTAACTAGGTATAAGCTGATTCCAGCGGCTGTTGAATAGGAGAATAACCCCATCATAAGCGGCATGAAAAGCATAGAAGTGCTTTGTTGTTTGCGAGCCTCTTCTGGCATGGTGACTAAGCTCATCTTCATTTGAAGAACGGAAAGAAGAACAAAGATCACAGTCAATACTATACTTCTTTCCCCAAGAGGAAGTCCGTAGAATGTATACTCTTGGATGGATTGATTGGTATAGATAGCCATATACATCCCAGATAAGATAGGAAGTTGAATGAGAAGAGGGAGACAGCCCATATTGCCGAAAAGGCTAATCCCGTTTTCCTTCATAAAGGCTTGTTGTTGTTGGGTGTAGAGCATTTTTTCTTCAGAAGATTGCGCTTCTTGAATTTTGGTTTGGAATTGGCTGAGATAGGACTGGTAATACTTTCTTTTTTCTGTCCCGATAATCGCTGCTTCCTGTTGTTTAAAGGTAAGTGGCAGCAATAAGAAACGGATAATGATGACTAAGAAAATCAAAGCATAACCATAATTTCCTTGGAAAATATCCGCAAACCATTCTAAAAGTTGGCTAATCGGACGAGCGATGAGACGATAGGAAAAAGAGTCTGTATTGCGACTGACGCATCCTCCTAGGAAGAAACTGACGGTCATGAGGGACGCAAGGAGCGACCAATATTTTTTGTGTTGTAAATGTTTCAAAGTAAAACTCCTTATTATAGTATTTGGTTAACGTTCTTATTCTATCTGACTTGTCGCTTCTTTTCAATAGATAGGGCTGAAATCACTCATAAAAGGAAGGTCTTCTTCTCTTAAGAGAGTGATGGTATCTATCCGCATCCAAGGGTTAAGAGAAGGAGACTGGAAAGCCTGGAGGAAAGCAGCAGCTTTTTCTGGGGAAACCTGAAGTTGTAAGGTCACACTGCCGTCTTCTTCATTTTTAACAGTTCCTTTGAGTCCCATAGAGAGGGCAAGTTTGGTAGCGGTAAATCGACAGCCAACGCCTTGGACGCGGCCGCATAGGCGATAAGTTTGAGTAAGCATCAGATATTCTCCTTTCCATTAAGTAAAATTTCTAATAGTTATCTTGAACTTATTGTAGCACAGGGGACGTTCGGATGAAATTTTGAAATTAGGAGTGGGTAGGTTATAATGGATGAGATGTGAAATGCTTTTGAAAAGAGGATAGTATGGCAAAAAGAAAGAGAAGAAAAACAAGTAAAAAACAGTATCAGTGGGAACTTGTTGCCTTTGTGTGTTTTGTATTAGCAATTTTAGGAATTTTTCAATTTGGCTTTATTGGACAGATCATGAAGGCATTCGGTCGACTAGTGATGGGAGAAGCTTATGTATTCGCCTTTCTCTTGCTGGCAGTAAGCGCTTTATGGCGGATTTTGACGGGAAAACATTTGAAGTTGAAGTCTCGCTCGATGATCGGGTTAGTTGCGTGCGTCCCTTTGCTTCTGTTGTTGTGGCATAGCTTCGTCTTTCACGAGATCGCTAAAAGCGGAGCCAGTCTTCTCCAAGTGACCTTTGATCGAGCGAGCCTGGGCTTTAAGGGAGACTTTGGTCAGGAAGTGGCCGGTGGGATGCTAGGAGCTGTGTTCTATCAAGTGACTTATTTTGCAGTGGGTCAATGGGGAACTTTTCTCCTTGTAGGAATTGGCTTATTAGCTCTCGTTCTCTACCTGTTAGAGATGTCTTGGCAAGAGTTCTTAGAGGGCATCCAAGGGGTCTCTCACTTGGTGCATCATTGGCTGACAGATTTCTCAAAAAAAGCGAAAACTTATTCCAAATCTCTTCAATCCAAAGACTCCAACAAGAAGGACGCTAAAGGAAGAGAACCCCGACCCCTTCAAGAGGAAGAAGGCAGTCCTTCGCCAATTATTAAGAACTATCAATCGTCACAAGCCGTTATCGTCACAGAAGAAACGTCCTCTCCAGTAGAGATTGTTCACGGGGTACCTGGTCAGCCCCCCCTTCAAGATTTTACAGGAGAGGAAAATGCTAAAGAAGAAGGAGAGGAAGAGACGGAATGGGATCACGATCTGGATCAATTAACCATTGGAGCGGAAGCTGAGAACCCTAACTATCTCCTCCCTCCAACCAAACTTTTGAATCCAATCAAGCGAACCGATCAGAGTGGAGAATACAGTGTCATTCAAGACCATATCAAAACCCTCGAAAAAACATTTGTGAGTTTTAATGTGGATGCCAAGGTGACCAAGGCCAACCTCGGCCCAGCAGTCACCAAGTATGAGATTGAACCGGCTGTAGGAACTAAAGTGTCCAAAATTACCAACTTAGCAGATGATATTGCTTTGGCTCTGGCCGCTAAGGATATTCGAATCGAAGCGCCTATCCCAGGAAAATCAGTGATTGGGATTGAAGTCCCTAACCAGCAGATTAGTGTGGTCAGTTTTAGGGAAAGTTTCGAACATCAACCCGCTCATGCCCACTTATTAGAAGTCCCTCTTGGCCGGGCAATTTCGGGGAATACCTGCATGGCGGATTTAACGAAAATGCCACACTTATTGATCGCAGGGTCTACCGGATCAGGAAAATCCGTCTGCATCAACGGAATGATTATTTCGATTTTGATGAAGGCCAAACCTAATCAAGTCAAATTAATGATGATTGATCCCAAGAAGGTAGAGTTGAATGTCTATAATGGAATTCCTCATCTTCTCACCCCGGTGGTCACCAACCCTCGTAAGGCGGCTCAAGCCTTAAATAAAGTCGTTGAAGAGATGGAAAGACGGTATGAATTATTTGCCTCTACGGGTCAGCGGAATATTGATGGGTATAATCAGTACCTTCATGAGAATGCTCAAGATACCGACCATCCGAGAGCCAAACTGCCGTATATTATCGTGGTGGTAGACGAACTGGCGGACTTGATGATGGTGGCTTCCAAAGAAGTGGAAGCCGCTATTACTCGTCTCGCTCAAATGGCCAGAGCCGCGGGCATCCACATGATCTTAGCGACCCAAAGACCTTCTGTCGATGTCATTACAGGGATTATCAAAGCGAATGTCCCTTCTCGAATTGCCTTTGCGGTATCGAGCGGGACAGACTCCCGGACCATTATTGACCAAAACGGCGCAGAAAAATTATTGGGACGTGGGGATATGCTCTTTATGCCGATGGGGGAAGGTAAACCAATCCGTGTTCAAGGCGCCTACATTACCGACGAAGAAGTAGAAAGAATTGTTGATTTTGTCAAAAACCAACAAGAAGCCAACTATGTGGAAGCGATGATGACCACCGACCAACTCCTTCAAGGCACAGACGAAGACTTAGATGAGATGTGGGAGGAAGTCATCGATTTTGTTAAACAGAGAGAAACGGTGTCTATCTCTATGCTGCAGCGCCGGTTTAGAATCGGATATAATCGAGCAGCGCGCTTGGTCGATGATATGGAGGCCCACGGAATTATTAGTCCAGCGAGTGGTTCTAAGCCGCGGACAGTTATTATTTACAAAGAAAATCAAGACCATCCTTCTTGATCGGTTGGATGCCAAGTCGCAGGAAGTTTTTCAGAAGAGGAAACAAAAAAAACAGCGAGACTTCGTAAAGAGGTCCCGCTGTTTTTTATTGGTTAGATTTAGTGGAAAGTTTTGAGATCAAAGGATTGAATATCTTCGAGGGTTAAGCGGCGGAGGAAGGCTTTAGTCAATTCCACAGTCGCATGGAAGTCATCATAGGAACAGAAGCAAGCATTGGTGTGAGCATAACGACTCGGAATACCAATGGTGGCGCAAGGTGTGCCTAAGTTTCCTAAGCTGATCGGACCAGCATTGGTTCCGCCACCTTCACGAACGGCGTGCTGGGTTGGAATGTTTTCGGCTTGAGCGGCCTGATTAAAGAGGTCAATCAAAGCGGTATTAGCCACATAGGAATTATCCCGATGACGAATTTGAGGACCAGCGCCGAGTTTGCCTTGAAGGAGGGGATCTGGATTGGTGAAGTCGTCTGAAGGAGTCCCTTCAAGGATAACGGCTAGGTTAGGTTGAACCCGGCGGACAGTCAAGGTGGCGCCACGCGTCCCGACTTCTTCTTGGGCAGCAGGAGCTGCTACTAAATTAAAGGGGAAGCTGTCAACTTCATCTTCTAAGTCGCGCATAATGGCGACTGCACAAGCGGTCCCGATTCGGTTGTCGAATCCTTTAGCGAGGATCGTGTGAGTAACTTCATTATAGGAGAAGCGAGTGGCAGGAACGATGGGTTGACCAACAGCGATCTTCAAATCTTCAATGACTTGTTTTCTGGAAGTTGCCCCCATATCAATTTTGATATCGGTGATGTCGATTTTTTTTGTGCGTTCTTCAGCGGTCATAAAGTGGATAGGTTTGGTGGCAGAGATTCCTTTGAGGTATTGGCCTTCTGTATTTCGAACGTAGAAGATTTGGGCGGTGAGATTAGAAGGTACCCAGCCTCCAATCGGTTGAATACAGAGTAACCCGTTCTCATCAATTGCCTTCACCATTAATCCCACTTCATCAATGTGAGAGTCCAACATAACGGTCGGCTTGTTAGGATCTTTCTTGTCGAGATTGAGGTAACAGTTGTTCATGCTGTCGACTTGCAGGGTATATTTGCCTTTGTAGCGCTTGATAACTTCTACAACTTCTTCTTCAAATCCGGACATGCCTTTGGCGTTGGTGAGGTCTTCGATTAAATTTAGGTAGTTCATTAGCTTTCCATCCTCTCTAAGAGATTGTTTGATTGCGACATATAAAGTTACTTTTCTTTATCCTACCACCTTTTAGGAAAAAATAAAGGGGCTTTTTAAAAATAAATGTGGAATGTAACCGATTTAACGTGTATAATAGTAAAAATAACTAAAATTTAGGAGGCTAGAGAGATGAAAAAAAGTTATCATTTAATAGCATGCTTAGTCATTGGACTATTGTTTATTTGTGGTTGTTCCAAAAACAGTTCTTCATCGAGTAAAGGCAAAGAAGTTAATCTGGCTTTAATTTCAGAATTAACTTCTGGGGATTTAGCAACTGTGACAGATACGAATACCTTTACCATGTTTAATAACGTTCAAGAAGGCTTATACCGATTTGATGAGAACAATCATCTCCAAAAAGCCTTAGTCAAAGAAGATCCGAAGATTTCTGAGGATCAGTTAACCTATACTTTCAAACTGAGAGAAGGAACCAAGTGGTCCAACGGCGATCCTGTAACAGCCAAAGATTTTGAGTATGGTTGGCGGAGAATGTGCGATCCTAAAACGGGAGCAGGGGGAGCCTATTTCTTCGATTACGTGATCAAGAATGCCCACCAGGTCATCTATGAAAAGGCACCGGTGGATAGTTTAGGCGTCAAGGCGCTGGATGACTATACCCTTGAGGTGTCTTTAGATTATCCTGTTCCTTATTTTTTAGATTTATTAGCAGATCCTTTATATTTCCCACATAACCAAAAAGCTGTTGAAAAATTTGGAGATAAGTTTGGTTCTTCTTCTGACACGATGGTATATAACGGACCATTTGTTCTTAAGAATTGGACAGGTTCTACGGCAGAATGGTCTTATGAGAAGAATCCTGATTACTGGGACAAGGACAATGTTCACGTAGATAAGGTTAATATTCAAGTGGTGAAGGAAGATGCGACTGCAGTGAACTTGTTTGAATTAGGGAAATTGGATTGGTTGCAGTTGAGAGGTGAATATTCCAAGCAATACGCTAAGAATCCGTGCTTTGTTTCTGTCCCTCAGAAAGCCTCTATGTACTTGACGATGAACCAAACTGATAAGTCGCTGTTGAAGAATAAGAATTTACGTTTAGCTATTGCCTATGCTTTTGACCGCAAGCAATTAACCGAGCGGGTACTTGGAGATGGCTCTATTCCTCTAGGAACTCTGACTCCTCCTGATTTTGTCAAGACTTCTGACGGTAAAGATTATATCGAAGGTGTCCAAAACAAACATGAAAAAAATCCAGAACTTGCTAAAGAGTTTTTACAAAAAGCCAAAGCAGAATTAGGAAAAGATAAGTTCAAATTAGAATATCTCGCAGTAGACGATGAATCTTCGAAACTTGTTGCTGAATATTTGCAAGGGCAAATTCAAGAAACCTTACCGGATGTTCAGATAACGATTAAGACTGTGCCATCGAAGAGTCTATTCCCTACATTAAAGAAGGGTGAATTTGATATGGCTCGGACAGGATGGGGGCCGGACTTCTTTGATCCAATAACCTTCTTGAACTTGTTTGAAGGAAAATCAAAATATAATGATGGAAAATACACGAATGCAGCCTTTGATCAATTGGTCCACCGGTCGAAAATTGAAGATGCTAAGGATAAAGACCTTCGTATGAAAGATATGCAAGAAGCTGAGTCTATCTTCTTGAAGGAAGCAGGGGCACCGACTCTTTATGCCAAAGCTTTAGCGACCCTCCATAAGCCACATATGAAGAAATTCTTTATTGATCCTTTGACAGGACAACAAACTTATAAATTTATTGAATTGGAAAAATAAAACGCTGATTAATTGTGTGAATCAACCACTCCTTGAAGAATCTCTTTCTTTAAGGAGTGGCTTTTTTTAGTGAACAAATGGAAATCGAGAAAGGGACGAATGTTACTTGGACGTGTTATAATATATGAAGAAATTTAAGGGGGAGAAACCATGAATTTACCAAATCGATTGACCTTGTTGAGAATCTTTATGATTCCATTTTTTATTGCTTTGATGGAAGTTAATTTTCATTTAGGTGGCTTCCAGTTAGGCGGGCAGGAGATGTCTATCCAGTGTGTTTTGGCTGCGGTTATTTTTGCGGTGGCGAGTGCGACGGACTGGTTAGATGGGCATCTAGCTCGCAAGAATCACTTAATCACAAACTTTGGCAAGTTTGCAGATCCTTTAGCAGACAAGATGTTAGTGATTGCAGCATTGATTGAATTGATCTTACTCGATCAAGCGCCTGCTTGGGTAGTCACCTTGATTGTGATGAGAGAGTTAGCTGTAACAGGCCTAAGACTCTTGATTGTGGAAGGCGATGGCACAGTTTTAGCTGCTGCTTGGCCAGGCAAGGTGAAGACTACTTCTCAGATGTTGGCCATTCTTTTCCTCTTGTTGAATGACTTTCCTTTCCAATTTTTGCCATTCTCTGTGGGAAAGGTGCTCCTTTACTTTGCTCTAGCGGCTACGCTTTATTCTGGTTATGATTATTTCCGTCAGAATAAGGACGTCTTTAGTGATGGGATGTAGAGTAAGTAAGAATTATAAAAATTCGAAAAAAAGAAGCCAAACAGCGGACATATTAAGCAGGAGGAAACGATGAAAGCAGAAATTATTGCGGTGGGAACAGAATTACTGATGGGAAAAGTGGTGAACACCAATGCACCTTTTCTGGCGAGAGAGTTAAATGCTTTAGGTGTCGATCATTATTTTGAGACAGTAGTTGGGGATAATCCCAACCGCATTCAGGAAGTGACTCGTTTAGCCGAACAGAGAAGTGATTGGATTATTTTTTCAGGAGGGATTGGCCCCACACAAGATGATCTCACTAAGCAAACCTTGGCAGCTTATTTGGGGGAAGAGTTAGTCTATGATTCGACCTACCTCAAGCGGATCGAAGCTCACTATCAAAAGCGGCATATAGCTCTCACAGATAAGGGCAAGCAGATGGCTTATACCTTTAAACGGGGAGTAACCTTAGGAAATCCCAAGGGG includes the following:
- a CDS encoding DNA translocase FtsK; amino-acid sequence: MAKRKRRKTSKKQYQWELVAFVCFVLAILGIFQFGFIGQIMKAFGRLVMGEAYVFAFLLLAVSALWRILTGKHLKLKSRSMIGLVACVPLLLLLWHSFVFHEIAKSGASLLQVTFDRASLGFKGDFGQEVAGGMLGAVFYQVTYFAVGQWGTFLLVGIGLLALVLYLLEMSWQEFLEGIQGVSHLVHHWLTDFSKKAKTYSKSLQSKDSNKKDAKGREPRPLQEEEGSPSPIIKNYQSSQAVIVTEETSSPVEIVHGVPGQPPLQDFTGEENAKEEGEEETEWDHDLDQLTIGAEAENPNYLLPPTKLLNPIKRTDQSGEYSVIQDHIKTLEKTFVSFNVDAKVTKANLGPAVTKYEIEPAVGTKVSKITNLADDIALALAAKDIRIEAPIPGKSVIGIEVPNQQISVVSFRESFEHQPAHAHLLEVPLGRAISGNTCMADLTKMPHLLIAGSTGSGKSVCINGMIISILMKAKPNQVKLMMIDPKKVELNVYNGIPHLLTPVVTNPRKAAQALNKVVEEMERRYELFASTGQRNIDGYNQYLHENAQDTDHPRAKLPYIIVVVDELADLMMVASKEVEAAITRLAQMARAAGIHMILATQRPSVDVITGIIKANVPSRIAFAVSSGTDSRTIIDQNGAEKLLGRGDMLFMPMGEGKPIRVQGAYITDEEVERIVDFVKNQQEANYVEAMMTTDQLLQGTDEDLDEMWEEVIDFVKQRETVSISMLQRRFRIGYNRAARLVDDMEAHGIISPASGSKPRTVIIYKENQDHPS
- the pgsA gene encoding CDP-diacylglycerol--glycerol-3-phosphate 3-phosphatidyltransferase; this translates as MNLPNRLTLLRIFMIPFFIALMEVNFHLGGFQLGGQEMSIQCVLAAVIFAVASATDWLDGHLARKNHLITNFGKFADPLADKMLVIAALIELILLDQAPAWVVTLIVMRELAVTGLRLLIVEGDGTVLAAAWPGKVKTTSQMLAILFLLLNDFPFQFLPFSVGKVLLYFALAATLYSGYDYFRQNKDVFSDGM
- the yidC gene encoding membrane protein insertase YidC — translated: MKHLQHKKYWSLLASLMTVSFFLGGCVSRNTDSFSYRLIARPISQLLEWFADIFQGNYGYALIFLVIIIRFLLLPLTFKQQEAAIIGTEKRKYYQSYLSQFQTKIQEAQSSEEKMLYTQQQQAFMKENGISLFGNMGCLPLLIQLPILSGMYMAIYTNQSIQEYTFYGLPLGERSIVLTVIFVLLSVLQMKMSLVTMPEEARKQQSTSMLFMPLMMGLFSYSTAAGISLYLVTTTVIGVIQQFFINKFIRPRLVEQVDKEMKDKPIQFEKFFNAATPSTSKKPKEVNPKKATKNRNAGKQSHS
- a CDS encoding M42 family metallopeptidase — encoded protein: MNYLNLIEDLTNAKGMSGFEEEVVEVIKRYKGKYTLQVDSMNNCYLNLDKKDPNKPTVMLDSHIDEVGLMVKAIDENGLLCIQPIGGWVPSNLTAQIFYVRNTEGQYLKGISATKPIHFMTAEERTKKIDITDIKIDMGATSRKQVIEDLKIAVGQPIVPATRFSYNEVTHTILAKGFDNRIGTACAVAIMRDLEDEVDSFPFNLVAAPAAQEEVGTRGATLTVRRVQPNLAVILEGTPSDDFTNPDPLLQGKLGAGPQIRHRDNSYVANTALIDLFNQAAQAENIPTQHAVREGGGTNAGPISLGNLGTPCATIGIPSRYAHTNACFCSYDDFHATVELTKAFLRRLTLEDIQSFDLKTFH
- a CDS encoding acylphosphatase, which produces MLTQTYRLCGRVQGVGCRFTATKLALSMGLKGTVKNEEDGSVTLQLQVSPEKAAAFLQAFQSPSLNPWMRIDTITLLREEDLPFMSDFSPIY
- a CDS encoding peptide ABC transporter substrate-binding protein is translated as MKKSYHLIACLVIGLLFICGCSKNSSSSSKGKEVNLALISELTSGDLATVTDTNTFTMFNNVQEGLYRFDENNHLQKALVKEDPKISEDQLTYTFKLREGTKWSNGDPVTAKDFEYGWRRMCDPKTGAGGAYFFDYVIKNAHQVIYEKAPVDSLGVKALDDYTLEVSLDYPVPYFLDLLADPLYFPHNQKAVEKFGDKFGSSSDTMVYNGPFVLKNWTGSTAEWSYEKNPDYWDKDNVHVDKVNIQVVKEDATAVNLFELGKLDWLQLRGEYSKQYAKNPCFVSVPQKASMYLTMNQTDKSLLKNKNLRLAIAYAFDRKQLTERVLGDGSIPLGTLTPPDFVKTSDGKDYIEGVQNKHEKNPELAKEFLQKAKAELGKDKFKLEYLAVDDESSKLVAEYLQGQIQETLPDVQITIKTVPSKSLFPTLKKGEFDMARTGWGPDFFDPITFLNLFEGKSKYNDGKYTNAAFDQLVHRSKIEDAKDKDLRMKDMQEAESIFLKEAGAPTLYAKALATLHKPHMKKFFIDPLTGQQTYKFIELEK